From the genome of Gracilinanus agilis isolate LMUSP501 chromosome 2, AgileGrace, whole genome shotgun sequence, one region includes:
- the TMEM253 gene encoding transmembrane protein 253, with the protein MEEEEIQSVEERQAIREEKLRHWAQHREKGPLLVLAVSQLWMAVASVLFAITTSCLESDCHLNGAVPLWPGVLGLLTGILTLELQRTPRLWKVRAMMILNLSGLILGLVVVAVQGMKLALLQSTSSQWVGSMMLKLSAEAFTLGGALASALSLFLLSQRKPGCCGARRLRYQELQEGLSEMEEVKGIENIPSEANPANE; encoded by the exons atggaggaggaagagatccAATCTGTAGAAGAGAGGCAGGCGATCCGGGAAGAAAAGTTGAGGCATTGGGCCCAACACAGAGAGAAAGGGCCTCTTCTGGTGTTAGCG GTGAGCCAGCTGTGGATGGCCGTGGCTTCTGTACTCTTTGCTATAACCACTTCATGCCTGGAATCAGACTGCCACCTAAATGGAGCGGTGCCCCTCTGGCCAGGAGTTTTG GGACTGCTTACTGGGATCTTGACCCTAGAACTTCAAAGGACACCTAGACTCTGGAAG GTAAGAGCTATGATGATACTCAACTTATCTGGGTTGATCCTGGGGCTTGTCGTTGTTGCGGTCCAGGGGATGAAGCTGGCCTTACTACAGTCAACCTCCTCCCAG TGGGTTGGCTCGATGATGCTGAAATTGAGTGCAGAGGCCTTCACCTTAGGGGGAGCTCTGGCCTCagccctttccctcttcctgctGAGCCAAAGAAAGCCAGGATGCTGTGGTGCTCGGAGACTACGCTATCAGGAGCTGCAGGAG GGCCTCTCAGAAATGGAAGAAGTTAAAGGTATCGAAAATATTCCCTCTGAAGCTAACCCAGCAAATGAATGA